In Maridesulfovibrio sp., the following proteins share a genomic window:
- a CDS encoding sulfite exporter TauE/SafE family protein: MEDLLIYVGAWFIAGVVNHIAGLGAAMVAMPIVVPFIPLNVAVPSSTLIVLSINLQLGWNFRQYIQWPDLRYIFIGGIGGTVAGIYMISSLPNETLKMLMAVFLICYAFYALFLEKRGPGGLDSRWGMLAGSLSTFFGSALGFNGPPLAVYTAMSGWTADAAKGTLGACFILTGFAILSGQISAGLQNMQTLAYFLAAGPAALAGGWVGIRCSRNFKKETSRKVLLALILFAGSSILYSCI, from the coding sequence ATGGAAGACTTACTTATATACGTTGGAGCGTGGTTTATAGCCGGGGTGGTTAATCATATAGCCGGGTTGGGGGCGGCCATGGTTGCCATGCCTATTGTGGTTCCGTTCATCCCCTTGAATGTGGCGGTCCCCAGCTCAACATTGATAGTGCTCAGCATCAATCTGCAATTAGGCTGGAATTTCAGGCAATATATTCAGTGGCCTGATCTGCGGTATATTTTTATCGGCGGTATTGGTGGAACCGTTGCCGGGATTTATATGATCAGCTCTCTGCCCAACGAGACTTTGAAAATGCTGATGGCTGTCTTTTTGATCTGTTATGCTTTTTACGCTCTGTTCCTTGAAAAGAGAGGCCCGGGCGGTCTTGATTCCCGTTGGGGCATGCTTGCCGGGAGTCTTTCCACATTTTTCGGTTCGGCATTAGGGTTTAACGGTCCGCCGCTGGCTGTCTATACGGCCATGTCCGGCTGGACTGCGGATGCAGCAAAGGGAACATTGGGGGCATGTTTTATCCTGACGGGATTTGCCATACTTTCCGGGCAGATATCTGCCGGCTTGCAAAACATGCAGACTCTGGCCTATTTTCTGGCTGCCGGTCCTGCCGCGCTGGCCGGTGGCTGGGTGGGCATACGCTGTTCGCGTAACTTTAAAAAAGAGACCAGTCGTAAGGTGCTTCTGGCACTAATTTTATTCGCAGGCAGTTCTATTTTGTATTCCTGCATTTAA
- a CDS encoding amidohydrolase family protein, producing MNIIDFRFRPNTPEVINGIANSAMFKDLCEAIEFHKQKPEPFEDIIKGLDENNVVKAVITGRDCETTYASMANGNGALLDFCKKCPEKFIGYWGIDPHKGMVAIRDLQKAVTENDSIRGAAVDPYLAKIYPNDAKYYPVYSKCCELEIPIIFTTGTASFVPGAVIDHVAPRYIDFVARDFPELKIIMSHGGYPWVNEAIIVTQRNKNVFMEISEYELWPQAEAYVQAANTIIGDKLMFASAHPFIDYREQLEKYANLPFEKDIYENVMYNNAARVLGL from the coding sequence ATGAACATTATCGACTTCAGATTCAGACCCAATACCCCCGAAGTAATCAACGGCATTGCCAACAGTGCAATGTTCAAGGATCTTTGTGAAGCAATTGAATTCCACAAACAGAAGCCCGAACCGTTTGAAGACATCATTAAAGGGCTGGACGAAAATAATGTAGTCAAAGCTGTAATCACCGGCCGCGACTGCGAAACAACATATGCATCCATGGCCAACGGCAACGGCGCATTACTCGATTTTTGCAAAAAATGTCCCGAAAAATTCATTGGTTACTGGGGTATCGACCCGCACAAGGGCATGGTCGCTATCCGCGACCTGCAAAAGGCTGTAACTGAAAATGACTCAATCCGCGGTGCTGCTGTCGACCCGTACCTAGCCAAGATTTACCCCAACGACGCCAAGTACTACCCTGTTTACTCCAAATGCTGTGAACTTGAGATCCCCATTATTTTCACAACCGGAACCGCAAGCTTTGTACCCGGCGCAGTCATCGACCACGTAGCACCTCGCTATATCGACTTTGTCGCCCGCGACTTCCCGGAACTGAAAATCATCATGAGCCACGGCGGTTACCCATGGGTAAATGAAGCGATCATCGTAACCCAGCGCAACAAAAACGTTTTCATGGAAATATCCGAATATGAGCTCTGGCCTCAAGCAGAAGCCTATGTGCAGGCGGCAAACACAATCATCGGCGATAAGCTTATGTTCGCTTCCGCGCATCCTTTCATTGACTACCGTGAGCAGCTTGAGAAATACGCAAATCTACCCTTCGAAAAAGATATTTACGAGAACGTCATGTATAATAACGCAGCCAGAGTTCTCGGCCTTTAA
- a CDS encoding TRAP transporter substrate-binding protein, translated as MFSKKLFKVTVLLSCLLLALTGCKLGGSKDGDAIKIRLAHPMAPGNNVTLGYEKFKELVEKKSAGKIKVELYGSCMLGSDRVAMESVQRGSLEMASSSSPNMANFSPKFMIFDLPYITDVKDQPKIYASLDNGKLGEYFNGVAESINLKPIMFSEYGYRNFVTTNRPISTADTLKKLKVRVTASPVEIEVAKALGMSPTPIAWGETYTAMQQGTVDAEGNTFSLLCDAKHDEVIKYAVDSRHNYCMHILMMNLDFWKKLSPENQKIINEAAQEALIYQRGITTELEAKAEQKFIDQGIKVHKLTEAELAEYKKLTRPVWDMFNDTIPAELFEIMEKVQSK; from the coding sequence ATGTTTTCTAAAAAATTGTTCAAAGTGACTGTACTTCTTTCCTGCCTGCTGCTCGCGCTGACCGGCTGCAAACTCGGTGGCTCAAAAGACGGCGATGCAATCAAAATTCGTCTTGCACATCCCATGGCTCCGGGTAACAACGTTACCCTCGGCTATGAAAAGTTCAAAGAGCTGGTTGAAAAAAAATCAGCCGGTAAAATCAAAGTCGAGCTTTACGGAAGCTGCATGCTTGGCAGTGACCGCGTTGCTATGGAATCTGTACAGCGCGGTTCCCTTGAAATGGCTTCCAGCTCCTCCCCGAACATGGCCAACTTTTCGCCCAAGTTTATGATCTTTGACCTTCCATACATCACTGACGTTAAGGATCAGCCCAAAATTTACGCATCTCTTGATAACGGAAAGCTAGGCGAATACTTCAACGGTGTTGCAGAATCAATTAACCTTAAGCCGATCATGTTTAGTGAATATGGCTACCGCAACTTTGTAACCACCAACCGTCCCATTTCCACTGCTGATACCCTCAAAAAGCTTAAAGTCCGGGTAACCGCATCTCCTGTTGAGATTGAAGTTGCAAAAGCTTTGGGCATGAGCCCAACTCCCATCGCATGGGGCGAAACCTACACAGCAATGCAGCAGGGTACTGTTGACGCAGAAGGAAACACATTCTCCCTGCTCTGTGACGCCAAACATGATGAAGTTATCAAGTACGCCGTTGACTCACGTCACAACTACTGCATGCACATTCTGATGATGAACCTCGATTTCTGGAAAAAACTCTCCCCCGAGAACCAGAAGATCATTAATGAAGCTGCACAGGAAGCCCTTATCTACCAGCGCGGTATCACAACTGAGCTTGAAGCCAAGGCTGAACAGAAATTCATAGATCAGGGCATCAAGGTGCACAAGCTGACTGAAGCCGAACTGGCTGAATACAAGAAGCTGACCCGCCCTGTCTGGGATATGTTCAATGACACTATACCTGCAGAACTGTTCGAGATAATGGAAAAAGTTCAGAGCAAATAA
- a CDS encoding TRAP transporter large permease subunit: protein MLNDDFEKPFLFIGLLSIILIITFQTFYRYVVTNLTEDAGSAVWTEELARFIFVWISYLAAPLAIKNRDNIRVDIVFDRLSQKWQHIFWMVNNLCFIVLGFVVAIMGMDLISMQMRSPQIAPALQIPYYIPYMILPVGFSLMVLRLVQDTIKEIKKSSIMHGVAAVGITALIFIPVLLGIDFGATTVLFGYFILFLIIGVPIGISLGLASLVTLISSGSLPIDYVAQISFTSIDSFPIMAIPFFIAAGIFMGSGGLSERLLNLADELLGPLPGGMALATIATCMFFAAISGSGPATVAAIGSLTIPAMIERGYDKYFACAVVAAAGAIGVMIPPSNPFVIYGVASQASIGKLFIAGIMPGILTGLVLMAFSYWISKKKGWMGEQKERSVKSIAKAFWDAKLALMVPVIVLGGIYGGLMTPTEAAAVAAFYGLIVGIFVYKGLNRHNIVDSFMEVCSTSAIVIILMAMATIFGYIMTVEQVPAKIASFILGMTNSKILILLLINVLLLVIGTFMEALAAIVILVPILLPIVTKVGVDPVHFGIIMVVNLAIGFVTPPVGVNLFVASSVAKVKLGDVSKQIMPILGLMILVLLAVTYIPEISLMLVGN from the coding sequence ATGCTTAATGATGACTTTGAAAAGCCGTTCCTCTTCATCGGCCTGCTCTCAATCATCCTCATCATTACTTTTCAGACATTTTACAGATACGTTGTTACCAATCTGACCGAAGATGCCGGATCAGCAGTATGGACGGAAGAACTGGCCCGCTTCATCTTTGTCTGGATTTCATACCTTGCCGCGCCACTGGCAATTAAAAACCGTGACAACATCCGGGTGGATATTGTTTTCGACAGACTGTCCCAGAAATGGCAGCACATTTTCTGGATGGTCAACAACCTCTGCTTTATCGTACTTGGTTTTGTTGTAGCCATCATGGGTATGGACCTGATCAGCATGCAGATGCGTTCTCCCCAGATCGCCCCGGCTCTCCAGATTCCGTACTATATTCCTTACATGATCCTGCCTGTAGGGTTCAGCCTCATGGTGCTGCGCCTTGTGCAGGACACCATCAAGGAGATAAAGAAATCCAGTATCATGCACGGAGTTGCGGCGGTCGGAATAACTGCGCTCATATTCATTCCGGTCCTGCTGGGTATTGATTTCGGTGCAACCACGGTTCTATTCGGTTACTTTATTCTCTTTCTGATAATAGGCGTACCCATCGGTATCAGCCTCGGACTTGCATCTCTGGTAACCCTGATCAGCTCCGGCTCGCTGCCCATTGACTACGTTGCGCAAATTTCCTTCACCTCAATCGACAGCTTCCCCATCATGGCAATACCTTTCTTCATTGCCGCCGGCATCTTCATGGGCTCCGGCGGACTGTCCGAAAGATTGCTCAACCTCGCTGATGAACTGCTCGGGCCCCTGCCCGGCGGCATGGCACTGGCAACCATTGCGACATGCATGTTCTTTGCCGCCATTTCCGGCTCCGGCCCAGCAACTGTTGCTGCCATCGGCTCACTGACCATCCCGGCCATGATTGAGCGCGGGTACGATAAATACTTTGCCTGTGCGGTTGTTGCCGCTGCCGGTGCTATCGGGGTTATGATTCCCCCTTCCAATCCTTTTGTCATCTACGGTGTTGCTTCTCAGGCATCCATCGGCAAGCTGTTCATAGCAGGCATCATGCCCGGAATACTTACCGGTCTGGTACTCATGGCCTTCAGTTACTGGATTTCCAAGAAAAAAGGATGGATGGGGGAACAGAAAGAACGTTCCGTTAAATCCATCGCCAAGGCATTCTGGGATGCGAAACTGGCGCTCATGGTTCCGGTCATCGTTCTCGGCGGCATCTACGGCGGTCTGATGACCCCCACCGAAGCTGCTGCGGTTGCCGCATTCTACGGCCTAATTGTCGGTATCTTCGTTTATAAGGGCCTCAACCGACACAATATCGTGGACTCCTTCATGGAAGTTTGTTCCACCTCAGCCATCGTAATTATTCTCATGGCGATGGCAACCATCTTCGGTTATATCATGACGGTTGAGCAGGTTCCGGCGAAAATAGCCTCTTTCATCCTAGGCATGACCAACAGCAAGATTCTCATCCTGCTCCTTATCAACGTATTGCTGCTGGTAATCGGTACCTTTATGGAAGCACTAGCCGCTATCGTAATTCTGGTTCCGATCCTGCTGCCCATCGTGACCAAGGTCGGGGTAGATCCGGTCCACTTCGGTATCATTATGGTCGTCAACCTCGCCATCGGATTCGTAACACCTCCGGTAGGGGTCAACCTCTTCGTGGCCTCCTCCGTTGCCAAGGTTAAACTTGGAGACGTATCAAAGCAGATAATGCCGATCCTCGGCCTGATGATTCTCGTACTGCTCGCAGTAACCTATATCCCCGAAATATCCCTCATGCTTGTCGGAAACTAG
- a CDS encoding alpha/beta fold hydrolase — protein sequence MKVVRLFCMACCLMLCPLAAQAAPHLFNVGLRQLSVPYPPTTSNILGSIWFPTAEEPHSIAMGPYKLNVAKDASIQDGKHRLVVISHGSGGSHLGHRDTAMFLAQHGDIVVSVLHPQNNFLDNSAEGTSANWINRPQHITRVLDFLLTSSRYAQYIDADRIAVLGHSAGGYTAMALAGGVPDLSILEAHCREHGEDVLCGSPDSQSLSRITNLPTPQAPATNQRLDNLYDPRIKAAILMAPVGVFFNYDGALNAVSVPICIFRAEKDNFLHYPYHAEAIRQHLHVPCEYMVVPNAGHYSFLTPFPPEAAARAGTVAEDPPGFDRARFHSRLNERIYTFLSRTLD from the coding sequence ATGAAGGTTGTCCGACTGTTCTGCATGGCATGCTGTCTTATGCTCTGCCCCCTTGCCGCTCAGGCTGCCCCCCACCTTTTCAATGTGGGGCTGCGCCAGCTTTCCGTGCCGTATCCGCCCACAACTAGCAACATACTGGGCAGTATCTGGTTTCCTACGGCAGAAGAGCCACACAGTATCGCAATGGGGCCCTATAAACTGAACGTGGCGAAGGATGCATCCATTCAGGATGGCAAGCACCGACTGGTTGTCATTTCACACGGTTCGGGCGGAAGTCACTTGGGACATCGCGACACGGCCATGTTTCTGGCGCAACATGGAGATATCGTAGTCTCTGTCCTGCATCCTCAGAACAATTTTCTGGATAATTCGGCGGAGGGGACTTCGGCAAACTGGATCAACAGACCGCAGCATATCACAAGGGTATTGGATTTCCTGCTTACCAGTTCACGCTATGCGCAATATATAGATGCAGACCGCATTGCAGTTCTCGGTCATTCCGCAGGCGGCTACACAGCCATGGCGCTTGCAGGCGGGGTTCCCGATTTGTCGATCCTAGAAGCGCACTGCCGGGAACATGGCGAAGATGTTCTCTGTGGTAGTCCAGACAGTCAGAGCCTTAGCCGCATCACGAATCTCCCCACACCGCAGGCTCCGGCCACGAACCAACGTCTCGACAATCTCTATGACCCAAGAATCAAGGCGGCAATACTAATGGCTCCTGTTGGTGTTTTCTTCAATTACGATGGTGCGTTGAATGCGGTATCTGTCCCCATTTGTATCTTCCGTGCTGAAAAAGATAATTTTCTTCATTATCCTTACCATGCAGAAGCCATACGGCAGCATCTTCATGTCCCATGCGAATACATGGTTGTTCCCAATGCCGGGCATTATTCCTTCCTCACCCCGTTTCCTCCTGAAGCTGCCGCCCGTGCCGGAACTGTGGCCGAAGACCCTCCAGGATTCGACCGCGCGCGGTTCCACTCCCGGCTAAATGAAAGAATTTACACTTTCCTGTCCCGCACTTTGGACTGA
- a CDS encoding LysR family transcriptional regulator, whose protein sequence is MKINLNQLRSFYLAAKFKSVSKAAELLFVTPSAVTMQIKKLEHWAGFRLLIREGNSLKLTQDGMTIYAQATKVFQEAEALENIFEKMMTAHANEVIIGSHHILAKYILPNLIVLLKKLHPNLNVKMILDTVPNLLEKLQSQEIDFVLSASLPQGPDLKKIHLFSEELALVALHDSKLIEKKKITPRDIGSIPLLLQERNIYIVDEFIKKEVGDPNVVMDNISADVIKQFIHQDIGSAILMRFTVQNELKEAVFQEIEVDGGLPVADFVLAYLDEKNFSEEVQELTTSLKKYLFSRKTLIQG, encoded by the coding sequence ATGAAGATAAATCTAAATCAGCTACGCAGTTTTTACCTTGCTGCAAAATTCAAGAGTGTTTCCAAGGCGGCTGAGTTACTTTTTGTGACTCCTTCCGCTGTGACCATGCAGATAAAAAAACTGGAACATTGGGCTGGGTTCAGGCTGCTTATTCGCGAAGGGAATTCTTTAAAGCTTACCCAAGACGGAATGACAATTTACGCTCAGGCAACAAAAGTTTTTCAGGAGGCGGAAGCTCTGGAAAATATATTTGAAAAAATGATGACCGCCCATGCAAACGAGGTGATTATAGGGTCGCATCATATTCTCGCAAAATACATACTGCCCAATCTCATCGTATTGTTAAAAAAGTTGCATCCGAACCTAAATGTAAAAATGATTTTGGATACGGTGCCGAATCTGCTTGAAAAACTTCAGTCGCAAGAAATTGATTTTGTACTTTCCGCAAGTCTTCCCCAAGGCCCTGATCTCAAAAAAATTCATCTTTTTTCCGAAGAACTGGCCCTTGTCGCCTTGCATGATAGTAAGCTGATCGAGAAGAAGAAGATTACACCAAGAGATATCGGCTCTATTCCACTACTTTTGCAGGAAAGAAATATTTATATTGTTGATGAATTTATCAAGAAAGAAGTGGGCGACCCCAACGTGGTCATGGATAATATCAGTGCCGATGTCATCAAACAGTTTATCCATCAGGATATCGGCAGCGCAATTCTTATGCGTTTTACAGTTCAGAATGAACTCAAGGAGGCTGTTTTTCAAGAAATTGAGGTTGATGGGGGGTTGCCTGTCGCGGACTTCGTCCTGGCTTATCTTGATGAAAAAAATTTTTCAGAAGAAGTGCAGGAACTAACAACCTCACTAAAAAAATATCTGTTTTCCAGAAAGACTTTGATTCAAGGATGA
- a CDS encoding SLC13 family permease, which produces MSASATAPPSGISLVQKIGWILSLAIPAFILLTVGGEGLSREMIIFMAITSWAVVCWATEILPPPLVGIILPIFYFAAKIAPASIALAKPFATVIPWAVIGALMIGLMAQKTGLAKRIVLKCMVMTGSTYPGLFFAMFISGLILTPLVPSATAKCAIMLALGVGACDALNLEKGSREATAVVFAAFLSVCGPRFGILTASLENLTITRLMATVTGETVGYADFAMHNFIPAIIYSGLSICLVLFMVRGKGKLNKDELLRQYREMGSLTRDEYIAGFLAVFAVALAATSKYHGLPGMHLFVAISAVAFIPKINILNQKDFNSLAFPIIFFVAGSLAIGFVAGHVGIGKWLSVHMLPLAQSMDSVFGLSTLSYAFGVCFNFILTPLAAQALMTVPLSELAVSMHVQPYPVIYSFLYGTDQYLFAYEFALLLFFCSTGHLQLRHAMKLLAIRMVFCPVFLGLIAVPYWSLLGIV; this is translated from the coding sequence ATGAGTGCAAGTGCTACTGCACCACCGAGTGGAATATCTCTAGTCCAGAAAATAGGCTGGATTCTGTCATTAGCTATACCTGCTTTTATCCTGCTGACAGTAGGCGGAGAAGGTCTGTCCCGCGAAATGATTATTTTTATGGCTATCACAAGTTGGGCAGTAGTCTGCTGGGCTACTGAAATTCTGCCCCCCCCGCTGGTAGGTATCATCCTGCCCATATTCTATTTCGCAGCCAAGATCGCCCCGGCTTCAATTGCACTGGCAAAGCCGTTTGCCACTGTTATTCCCTGGGCGGTAATCGGCGCGCTTATGATCGGCCTTATGGCCCAGAAAACCGGGCTCGCAAAACGCATTGTCCTTAAATGTATGGTCATGACCGGATCAACTTACCCCGGCCTGTTCTTTGCGATGTTCATCAGCGGCTTGATTCTTACCCCGCTTGTTCCATCCGCAACGGCAAAATGCGCAATTATGCTCGCACTTGGTGTTGGAGCCTGTGATGCCCTGAATCTGGAAAAAGGAAGCAGAGAGGCAACCGCTGTTGTTTTCGCCGCTTTTCTCTCTGTGTGCGGTCCCCGTTTCGGAATTCTCACTGCATCGCTTGAAAACCTGACCATCACCAGACTTATGGCAACTGTAACCGGCGAAACCGTCGGCTATGCTGACTTCGCCATGCATAACTTCATCCCTGCCATTATCTACAGCGGTCTTTCCATATGCCTCGTCCTGTTTATGGTCCGCGGAAAAGGTAAGCTCAACAAGGATGAACTGCTCAGGCAGTACCGCGAAATGGGATCACTCACTCGCGATGAATATATAGCCGGATTCCTCGCTGTCTTCGCAGTGGCCCTTGCTGCGACTTCAAAATACCACGGTCTTCCTGGCATGCACCTTTTTGTTGCCATCAGCGCCGTTGCCTTTATCCCTAAAATCAACATCCTCAATCAGAAGGATTTCAACTCGCTTGCCTTCCCGATCATTTTCTTTGTGGCCGGTTCTCTGGCAATCGGATTTGTGGCCGGACATGTGGGTATTGGTAAATGGCTCAGCGTACACATGCTGCCGCTTGCGCAGTCAATGGACAGCGTCTTCGGACTTTCAACTCTGTCATATGCCTTTGGTGTGTGCTTCAACTTCATCCTCACCCCGCTGGCAGCTCAGGCCCTGATGACCGTTCCCCTTTCCGAGCTGGCGGTATCCATGCATGTGCAACCTTACCCGGTTATCTATAGCTTCCTTTACGGTACCGACCAGTATCTTTTTGCATACGAATTCGCCCTGCTGCTATTTTTCTGCTCCACCGGTCACCTGCAACTGCGTCATGCAATGAAACTCCTTGCCATCCGCATGGTTTTCTGCCCGGTTTTTCTTGGTCTGATAGCGGTCCCCTACTGGTCACTGCTGGGAATTGTTTAA
- a CDS encoding thioredoxin family protein, whose amino-acid sequence MIQEINTQEYDALDASGPMLVEFYSKSCGPCKMLAFVLKDIDKMMPDFKILTIDYDENQDLKERLEVKGFPTMLFMKDGSEVSRLQGLKQKPAIVKEIEALL is encoded by the coding sequence ATGATTCAAGAAATTAATACCCAGGAATACGACGCCCTTGATGCTTCCGGCCCCATGCTGGTTGAATTTTACTCTAAAAGCTGCGGACCCTGCAAAATGCTGGCTTTCGTTCTCAAAGACATTGACAAGATGATGCCTGATTTCAAAATTCTCACCATCGACTATGACGAAAACCAGGACCTTAAAGAACGCCTTGAAGTCAAAGGGTTCCCCACCATGCTGTTTATGAAGGACGGTTCTGAAGTGAGCCGTTTGCAGGGCCTGAAACAGAAGCCCGCCATCGTAAAAGAAATCGAAGCACTCTTATAA
- a CDS encoding aryl-sulfate sulfotransferase produces MSNCITYTCEDHLITSQAKAEKAFLADFEQGGYTLKNPLVVENPYLINPLCALVMFKTSEEVSVTVTVHGKRIQREDLSHTFAPAKEHKLPILGLYEDFSNKVEIKLSDGSSTTLTIKTAKLPARVSRCRHISTSIDYLKNNFMFLSTAGKNSPAAYDYKGNIRWMLTVNTMFDLKRAENGNLLTGSPRFCHMPYNATGLIEIDMLGKIYKEYRLPGSYHHDQWEMEDGNLLILTQDMHSDTVEDQCVLVDRNTGEILKTWDFKDVLPQDVAGSGSQDAHDWFHNNAVWYDRNTNSLVLSGRHQDAIISIDYDSGKLNWILGDPEGWPQEMVDKYFFTPVGDVENFDWQYEQHACLVTPTGDIMCFDNGQFRAKSKENYLKNSENFSRGVRYRIDTDKMEIEQVWQYGKERGPEFFSPYICNVEYYEDGHYMVHSGGIGYENGLPADSLGAFLDKNDPNVELRSVTIEEKNGVVLYEMETEGNFYRAEKLPLYHDGENVSFGPGQLLGKLDVTPTFDTDPEVEEVNELPDSWHNIIIEEDEDRFVFHGKFERGTLAMLCLDGNEGKHNYFINTAAVRHLAMCSGAFLEDDDRDVKFNVSKEGLKGRYTLKLIINEKKYHLGVSIFAG; encoded by the coding sequence ATGAGCAACTGCATCACCTACACCTGCGAAGACCACCTGATCACCAGTCAGGCCAAAGCTGAAAAGGCATTTCTAGCTGACTTTGAACAGGGCGGATACACATTGAAAAATCCCCTTGTTGTTGAGAATCCTTACCTCATCAACCCTCTTTGCGCCCTTGTAATGTTCAAGACTTCCGAAGAAGTTTCCGTAACAGTCACAGTCCACGGCAAACGCATCCAACGTGAAGATCTGAGCCATACTTTTGCTCCGGCTAAAGAGCACAAGCTGCCTATCCTCGGCTTATACGAAGATTTCAGCAACAAAGTTGAGATTAAACTATCCGACGGTTCCAGTACTACCCTGACCATCAAGACTGCAAAGCTGCCCGCACGGGTCAGCCGTTGCAGACATATCTCCACTTCCATCGACTACCTCAAAAACAACTTCATGTTCCTGAGCACAGCCGGCAAAAACAGCCCTGCTGCATATGACTACAAAGGTAACATCCGCTGGATGCTGACCGTGAACACAATGTTTGACCTCAAGCGTGCTGAAAACGGAAATCTGCTCACCGGTTCCCCCCGTTTCTGCCACATGCCTTACAATGCAACCGGTCTGATCGAAATCGACATGCTCGGTAAAATTTACAAGGAATACCGTCTCCCCGGCAGCTATCACCATGATCAGTGGGAAATGGAAGACGGCAACCTGCTTATCCTTACTCAGGACATGCATTCCGATACCGTGGAAGACCAGTGCGTTCTGGTTGACCGCAACACCGGTGAAATCCTCAAGACATGGGATTTCAAAGATGTACTGCCTCAGGATGTTGCCGGTTCCGGTTCTCAGGATGCTCATGACTGGTTCCACAACAACGCTGTCTGGTACGACAGAAACACCAACTCCCTTGTGCTCTCCGGCCGCCATCAGGATGCCATCATCAGCATCGACTATGATTCCGGTAAACTGAACTGGATTCTTGGCGACCCCGAAGGCTGGCCGCAGGAAATGGTGGACAAATACTTCTTTACCCCGGTGGGTGATGTGGAAAACTTCGACTGGCAGTACGAACAGCATGCATGTCTGGTTACACCGACCGGAGACATCATGTGTTTTGACAACGGTCAGTTCCGTGCCAAGTCCAAAGAGAATTACCTCAAGAACTCCGAAAACTTCTCCCGTGGTGTGCGCTACCGTATTGATACCGACAAAATGGAAATCGAACAGGTCTGGCAGTACGGTAAAGAACGCGGACCCGAGTTCTTCTCTCCTTACATCTGCAACGTTGAATACTACGAAGACGGCCACTACATGGTCCACTCCGGCGGTATTGGTTATGAAAACGGTCTGCCCGCTGATTCACTCGGAGCTTTCCTCGACAAGAACGACCCCAACGTTGAGCTGCGTTCCGTCACTATTGAAGAAAAAAATGGAGTGGTCCTCTACGAAATGGAAACTGAGGGCAACTTCTACCGCGCAGAAAAGCTGCCCCTGTATCATGACGGTGAAAATGTTTCCTTCGGCCCCGGTCAGCTTCTCGGAAAGCTGGATGTTACTCCCACTTTCGACACTGACCCTGAAGTTGAAGAAGTTAATGAGCTGCCCGATTCATGGCACAACATCATCATTGAAGAGGATGAAGACCGCTTTGTTTTCCATGGCAAATTCGAGCGTGGCACTCTGGCCATGCTCTGCCTTGACGGTAATGAGGGCAAACACAACTACTTCATCAACACTGCTGCCGTGCGCCATCTGGCCATGTGTTCTGGTGCATTCCTTGAAGATGATGATCGCGACGTAAAATTCAACGTTAGCAAGGAAGGGCTTAAAGGCCGCTACACCCTCAAACTGATTATCAATGAGAAGAAATACCACCTTGGTGTTTCTATCTTCGCTGGATAA